In one Candidatus Paceibacterota bacterium genomic region, the following are encoded:
- a CDS encoding Gfo/Idh/MocA family oxidoreductase gives MKTMKEAIKVGVVGCGYWGPNLIRNLRQSPDCQLKLICDTSEQRLNHMRRLYPEVATTRSFEDLLNDGDLDAVVIATPVRFHYEMAMAALSVGKHVFIEKPMARTEAEAQEMVTLAEREDLVVMVGHTFLFSPAVRRMKQIVDAGDIGEVQYIAACRLNLGLFQKDINVAWDLAPHDISILLHLLDERPISVSCQGSSHVTRGIEDVTMMYLSFGRNRCAFIHNSWLDPKKVRQMTVVGSQRMIVYDDMEPLEKLKIYDARVEVPPHYDTFAEFNYSYHYGDAYVPYIKQDEPLKLECQHFLECIREKCTPIANGRLGLEVVRILEAAGESLRQQGASVSLGSVTQWSNGNGNGNGNGHHGSVVPVTGRNVVAA, from the coding sequence ATGAAGACAATGAAGGAAGCAATCAAGGTTGGTGTGGTGGGGTGCGGTTATTGGGGGCCGAACCTGATCCGCAACTTACGGCAATCCCCGGACTGCCAGCTCAAGCTCATTTGCGACACGAGCGAGCAACGTCTGAACCACATGCGGCGGCTGTATCCCGAGGTGGCAACCACACGTTCTTTTGAGGATCTGCTGAATGACGGGGATCTCGACGCGGTGGTCATTGCAACTCCGGTGCGCTTCCATTACGAGATGGCCATGGCGGCTCTGAGCGTTGGCAAGCATGTATTCATTGAGAAGCCGATGGCGCGGACAGAAGCGGAAGCTCAAGAAATGGTCACGCTGGCCGAACGCGAGGATCTGGTGGTGATGGTGGGACACACTTTCCTGTTTTCGCCGGCGGTGCGGCGCATGAAGCAAATCGTTGATGCTGGTGATATCGGCGAAGTGCAGTACATCGCGGCGTGCCGGCTGAATCTGGGCCTTTTCCAGAAGGACATCAACGTGGCTTGGGACCTTGCGCCGCACGATATCTCGATTCTGCTCCACCTATTGGATGAGCGCCCCATCAGCGTCTCCTGCCAGGGCAGCAGTCATGTGACGCGCGGCATCGAGGATGTGACGATGATGTATCTGAGCTTCGGTCGGAATCGCTGCGCTTTCATCCATAACAGCTGGCTGGATCCGAAGAAAGTTCGCCAGATGACCGTGGTGGGCTCGCAGCGCATGATTGTGTATGACGACATGGAGCCGCTGGAGAAGCTTAAGATATACGATGCGCGGGTGGAGGTGCCGCCCCATTACGACACGTTCGCCGAATTCAACTACTCGTACCACTATGGCGACGCCTACGTGCCCTACATCAAGCAGGATGAGCCGTTGAAGCTGGAGTGCCAGCATTTCCTGGAGTGCATTCGCGAGAAATGCACACCCATCGCCAATGGCCGGCTGGGCCTCGAAGTCGTGCGCATTCTGGAGGCAGCCGGTGAATCGCTGCGGCAGCAAGGTGCCTCGGTGTCCCTCGGCAGCGTAACGCAGTGGAGCAATGGCAATGGCAATGGCAATGGCAACGGACACCACGGCAGCGTCGTGCCAGTCACCGGCAGAAACGTAGTGGCCGCATGA
- a CDS encoding acyltransferase, whose product MSSSEQLFQRIAPDVKLGQRVKVYAFTNLYGCEIGDDVKIGAFVEIQKGVRVGNRCKISSHSFLCEGVTLEDEVFIGHGVTFINDRYPRSTNADGSSQTEADWACIPTTIKRGASIGSGATILCGVVIGERATVGAGSVVTKDVPEGAIVAGNPARLLRVAGTG is encoded by the coding sequence ATGAGCAGCAGCGAACAACTCTTTCAGCGCATTGCCCCGGATGTGAAACTTGGCCAACGGGTCAAGGTATACGCTTTCACCAACCTATACGGGTGTGAGATTGGCGATGACGTGAAGATTGGCGCATTCGTGGAAATACAGAAGGGGGTTCGAGTCGGCAACCGGTGCAAGATTTCAAGCCACAGCTTTCTATGCGAGGGAGTGACCTTGGAGGATGAGGTTTTCATCGGTCACGGCGTCACTTTCATCAACGATCGTTACCCCAGGTCCACGAATGCGGATGGCAGTTCGCAGACCGAGGCGGACTGGGCGTGTATTCCGACGACGATCAAGAGAGGGGCTTCTATCGGCTCCGGCGCGACGATTCTGTGCGGGGTGGTTATTGGTGAGCGGGCCACGGTCGGCGCCGGCAGCGTGGTGACGAAAGATGTGCCGGAGGGCGCGATCGTTGCCGGCAACCCGGCGCGGCTGCTTCGCGTCGCCGGCACTGGTTGA